Within the Bacteroidota bacterium genome, the region TCGGTGTTTCTCGAGGGGAGGGTTCCTTCGTATCCGTTCGTCTCGCTTATTGTTTCGGGGGGGCATTCGATGCTGGTGCATGTACGCGAGCCCTTTCAGCATGCGATTCTCGGACAGACACGCGATGATGCCGCAGGCGAAGCATTTGATAAGGTTGCGAAAATGTTAGGGCTTGGCTACCCGGGGGGACCTGTGATCGACAAACGAGCAGTGCCCGGCAATCCCTCAGCCATCAAATTTCCCCGGACGTTTCTCGAAGAAGGCTCGTTTGATTTCAGCTTCAGCGGCGTGAAGACTGCCGTCCTTTACTATTTGAAGAAGAACAATCTTCTCGACACTACAACTTCCATCAGTGCAGCGTTGATGGCCGACATTTGCGCAAGTTTTCAGGATGCAGTTGTTGATGTGCTTGTTGGTAAAACATTGTTCGCCGCCGATGAAATGAATGTCAAAGATATAGCGATTGCAGGCGGCGTTTCGGCAAACTCACGACTGCGAAAGAGAATGTCGGAAGAATGTGAACGGAAAGGCTGTCGCCTCTTCTACCCCAAACTCGAATACTGCATGGACAACGGCGCTATGATAGGGTATGTTGGTTGGATGAAACTTGTGCGAGGTGAGACGTCGCCGTATGAACTCTCTGCAGTCGCAAACCTGGAACTTGCCTGATGCACGAATTCCTCGAACGCTACAAATACATCCTGCTTGCGGCGGTGGTGATAGCAGGGGCAGTCTTCTCGTATCTCTTCGGTTCGCATGCATACGAAACAAACAAGCAATCCGGTTTTCCGCTGGATGATCCGTGGATTCACCTGCAATTTGCGAAGAATCTGTACGAGTACGGCAGCTTCTCATACTACAAGAATGAAATGGTTACCGCCGGCTCAACATCGCCGCTCTAT harbors:
- the tsaD gene encoding tRNA (adenosine(37)-N6)-threonylcarbamoyltransferase complex transferase subunit TsaD; this translates as MVVLGIETSCDETSAAVLENGVVKSNVISSQFVHAKYGGVVPELASRAHQRMIIDVVEEALQRAGISKDQLSGVAATQGPGLVGALLVGLNFAKATAYGLNIPFVGVNHMEGHLYSVFLEGRVPSYPFVSLIVSGGHSMLVHVREPFQHAILGQTRDDAAGEAFDKVAKMLGLGYPGGPVIDKRAVPGNPSAIKFPRTFLEEGSFDFSFSGVKTAVLYYLKKNNLLDTTTSISAALMADICASFQDAVVDVLVGKTLFAADEMNVKDIAIAGGVSANSRLRKRMSEECERKGCRLFYPKLEYCMDNGAMIGYVGWMKLVRGETSPYELSAVANLELA